The Methanobrevibacter olleyae genomic interval GGCAGGTATCACTTTCCTTGGATTTGGTTTATCTCCACATGAACCTGCAATTGGTATTATTTTAGCTGAATCAATGCAGTACTTATCAAATGGGGCTTGGTGGCTTGCATTTTTCCCAGGCTTATCTTTATTAATCATTGTATTGTTATTTGATTTGATTGGAGAATATGTTCATATGTTATTAGATCCAGTTGAGGCACAAAAGTAGGTGACATTATGGTTGAATTATTAGATGTTTCAAATTTATCAATATCTTTTACTCAATATGTTCAAGGTTTGCAACAAAGAGAATTAAAAGTAATATCTGATTTATCATTAGATGTTAATGAAGGGGAAGTTGTAGCTATTCTTGGATCTAGTGGTTCGGGTAAAAGTTTACTTGCTCATGCTATATTAGGGATTCTTCCAGAGAATGCGGCATGTTCTGGTGATATTAGTTTTAAAGGAAAGGTTTTAACAGAGGAAGATAAAAAAGAAATTAGAGGTAAGAGTATCTGTCTGATTCCCCAATCTGTTAATTATTTAGATCCATTAATGAAGGTATCACAACAAGCAATTGGAAAAACAAAAGATGAAGAGGATTATAAACATAAAAAATCTCATCAAAGAGAAGTATTTTTAAAATATGGTTTAGATGAATCTGTGGATAATATGTATCCTTTTGAATTATCTGGGGGAATGGCAAGAAAGGTTTTACTTTCAACTGCGTTATTATCTAATCCAGAATTGTTGGTTGCTGATGAACCAACACCTGGATTAGATGATAAAAGTGTAGAAGAAACAATTAATGATATTAAAAAATTAGCAGAAGAAGGTAAAGGTGTGCTTCTTATTACACATGATATAGAAGTTGCTATAAGAACTGCGAATAGAATTGCAATATTTTACTCAGGATATGTAATTGAAATTAATCAAGCAGAAAATTTTAAAAATGCTGATACTTTAATGCACCCATATTCGAAGGCATTAATAGATTCTTTACCTGATAATGGTTTTAAATTAACTGAAGGTACTCAACCCTTAAATGATAATAAAGGTTGTATTTATTATAAAAATTGTTTATTGAGAAAGGATATATGTAAAGACACTAAACCATCATTACATAAAATTGGTGATAGTAAAGTCAGATGTCATTTATACAATGGAGGTTTAGATGATGAAACTTGAAGGGAGAAATATTTCATTTGCTTATAAAAAAGGTTTCCCTATTTTGAATGATATTTCTATAACTATTCCTAATGATAAAGTAATTGGTTTGATTGGAGATAGTGGTAGTGGTAAAAGTACTTTATGTAAAGTACTTTCTGCATACATTAAGAAATATGAAGGAAATGTTCTGATGGATAATAAAACTATAGATTCTAATGGTTATAATCCTGTACAATTGATATTTCAACATCCTGAAAAAACTATGAATCCTAAATGGAAAATGAAAAATATCTTAGAAGAATCATGGATTCCACCAAAAGAATTAAGAGATACATTTGGCATTTCTGATGATTGGTTAAAAAGATGGCCAAATGAATTATCAGGGGGAGAACTACAAAGATTTGCAATATTAAGATCTTTACATCCAAAAACAAGATTTATAATTGCTGATGAAATAAGTACTATGCTTGATGCAGTAACACAAGTTCAAATATGGGATGTTTTATTAGAATATGCTAAAAAACAAAATATTGGGATTTTAGCTGTAAGTCATGATAAAGCCTTACTTGATGTGGTATCTGATGATGTCTTCTATTTTAATGAACTAAATAATAAATAAATATTTTATTATCTAATTCTTAGAGTGACTCATAAATATTTTAAGATAAAATTTTATATATTTTATCTAAAAATAATTTATTTATAAATTATTTATAAATTGGGTTCAGTTGAAATCATTATTTTGTAATTAATTAAATTGATTTGTGGATGTCATACATCAAATATTTGAATTTAGTTTCTTTATTTGATAAATTAGTATTTATTTGTATTAGTTTAGTTTAATATTCTTTTAATTACACTAAACACGCTTTCAACATTGTTATGCCTTGTGTATATTGGGTTGTGGAAAACATAATGACTTTGAGTTCTGAAATAAGTAGTTTTGACTCGTTTTTTTTTATTTGGCTATAATGTCAAAAGCATTTTATTTTCTTCGTTGATTACTATTCTTATGTTTTCAAAAATCATATGCTTTATCTGCAATAATATAATATGGGTTTTTTTGCACTGCTTTATATTAGTGTAAAACATAAAATTATAAAATGATACATCATGTTTTTGAATCCTTTTTGAGGTTTTACAGACAATATTAATCAAGTTTCAACATCCGATTGCAATGTGACATTTTGTGTAGCTTTTTCGCTATTTTTTGCGAATGATTGCATAATATTTGTCTGCATAGTCATTAGTGAATCTAAAACCATCTAAAACAATAATTTCACATTTA includes:
- a CDS encoding ATP-binding cassette domain-containing protein, with the protein product MVELLDVSNLSISFTQYVQGLQQRELKVISDLSLDVNEGEVVAILGSSGSGKSLLAHAILGILPENAACSGDISFKGKVLTEEDKKEIRGKSICLIPQSVNYLDPLMKVSQQAIGKTKDEEDYKHKKSHQREVFLKYGLDESVDNMYPFELSGGMARKVLLSTALLSNPELLVADEPTPGLDDKSVEETINDIKKLAEEGKGVLLITHDIEVAIRTANRIAIFYSGYVIEINQAENFKNADTLMHPYSKALIDSLPDNGFKLTEGTQPLNDNKGCIYYKNCLLRKDICKDTKPSLHKIGDSKVRCHLYNGGLDDET
- a CDS encoding ABC transporter ATP-binding protein; the protein is MKLEGRNISFAYKKGFPILNDISITIPNDKVIGLIGDSGSGKSTLCKVLSAYIKKYEGNVLMDNKTIDSNGYNPVQLIFQHPEKTMNPKWKMKNILEESWIPPKELRDTFGISDDWLKRWPNELSGGELQRFAILRSLHPKTRFIIADEISTMLDAVTQVQIWDVLLEYAKKQNIGILAVSHDKALLDVVSDDVFYFNELNNK